One Micromonospora sp. FIMYZ51 genomic window carries:
- a CDS encoding ABC transporter permease: MSNLVRSELLKIRTTSTWWWLAIGAFLSIAMAFPFNAWLFNETVSGGGEEFGVTGDAASAPAQAANLYTSGQYLGLMFVMLIGILMVTNEFFHQTATTTFLATPRRTAVIVSKLIAASLLGFAFWLVTTVIDLIGGAAFLALNDYGTLLGEWEVQRALLLNLMAYAIWTVLGVGIGTLITNQLGAVITASVLYLIGTQVVGLLFLLLSNWLDSMAVLKWQVIWPAAASQIMITPGENEMLPAWWVGALVLVGYALVSGIVGVLITRRRDIS, translated from the coding sequence ATGAGCAACCTGGTCCGCTCCGAACTGCTCAAGATCCGTACGACCAGCACCTGGTGGTGGCTGGCCATCGGGGCGTTCCTCTCGATCGCCATGGCCTTCCCGTTCAACGCCTGGCTGTTCAACGAGACGGTGAGCGGCGGCGGTGAGGAGTTCGGCGTCACCGGTGACGCGGCGTCCGCGCCCGCCCAGGCGGCGAACCTCTACACCTCGGGGCAGTACCTCGGGCTGATGTTCGTGATGCTCATCGGCATCCTGATGGTCACCAACGAGTTCTTCCACCAGACCGCGACCACGACCTTCCTGGCCACCCCGCGGCGCACCGCGGTGATCGTCAGCAAGCTCATCGCGGCCAGCCTGCTGGGCTTCGCGTTCTGGCTGGTCACCACGGTGATCGACCTCATCGGCGGGGCCGCCTTCCTGGCGCTCAACGATTACGGCACCCTGCTCGGTGAGTGGGAGGTCCAGCGGGCGCTGCTGCTCAACCTGATGGCGTACGCCATCTGGACCGTGCTCGGCGTCGGCATCGGCACGCTGATCACCAACCAGCTGGGTGCGGTGATCACCGCCTCCGTGCTCTACCTGATCGGCACGCAGGTGGTGGGCCTGCTCTTCCTGCTGCTGTCGAACTGGCTGGACAGCATGGCCGTGCTCAAGTGGCAGGTGATCTGGCCGGCGGCCGCGTCCCAGATCATGATCACCCCGGGCGAGAACGAGATGCTGCCGGCCTGGTGGGTCGGTGCGCTCGTGCTGGTCGGGTACGCCCTGGTCAGCGGCATCGTCGGCGTACTGATCACCAGGCGCCGCGACATCTCCTGA
- a CDS encoding multifunctional oxoglutarate decarboxylase/oxoglutarate dehydrogenase thiamine pyrophosphate-binding subunit/dihydrolipoyllysine-residue succinyltransferase subunit encodes MSTQQTSQENPLAGFGPNEWVVEEMYQRYLADPSSVDPAWHDFFADYRPGPGAARTTEGDGAGKPAQATRPQPAPAKTAAAAKPEPAPKNEPAAKAAAPAKAEPRTAPAPAKTQPAKTGESAKARPAKAEPAKSTPSATGAQTTPLRGVAAKIVQNMDASLAVPTATSVRAVPAKLLVDNRIVINNHLARGRGGKVSFTHLIGYALVRALAAHPEMNNSFTQADGKPAMLRPEHVNLGIAIDLVKSDGSRNLVVPSIKGCERMDFRQFWQAYEDVVRRARRNELTMEDYSGTTISLTNPGGIGTVHSMPRLMQGQSAIIGVGAMEYPAPYQGMSEATLAELAVSKVITLTSTYDHRIIQGAQSGEFLKAMHELLLGEHGFYDQIFTSLRIPYEPVRWMRDVAVDSEGQINKTARVHELIHAYRVRGHLMADTDPLEFKIRKHPDLDVLQHGLTLWDLDRTFPVNGFAGKQRMKLRSILGVLRDSYCRRVGIEYMHIQDPEERRWIQERVERKYEKPPADEQKHVLNRLNAAEAFETFLQTKYVGQKRFSLEGGESLIPLLGEVLESSAEAGLDEVVIGMAHRGRLNVLANIVGKPYEKIFSEFEGHLDPRSTQGSGDVKYHLGQNGKFTTPDGDHAVKVSVVANPSHLEAVDPVLEGIVRAKQDRIDLKLEGYTVLPLLVHGDAAFAGQGVVAETLNLSQLRGYRTGGTVHVVVNNQVGFTTAPEYSRSSLYSTDVARMIQAPIFHVNGDDPEAVVRVARLAFEYRQAFNKDVVIDLVCYRRRGHNEGDDPSMSNPQMYKIIDSKRSVRKLYTEELIGRGDITVEDAEELLRDYQAQLERVFKATRDAASAPRQLSRPARQDEPEPQVETATDASVVKAIGEAHVNLPEGFTPHKRIQQLLDRRARMSVEGNIDWGFGEIIAFGALLHDGITVRLAGQDSRRGTFVQRHASVVDAETGEDYLPLQSLTGDGERSRFFVHDSLLSEYAAMGFEYGYSVENLDALVCWEAQFGDFVNGAQSVIDEFISSGEVKWGQRSAVTLLLPHGHEGQGPDHTSGRPERFLQLCAEDNMRVAIPTTPANYFHLLRRQALSPKRKPLVVFTPKSLLRHKLCVSSVEDFTTGTFAPVLADGAAPAPEQVKRVLLCSGKVYYDLFQARQERGITDTAIVRLEQLYPMPVEEIRAALAQYPNAEDFAWVQEEPANQGSWSFVALNLLEHLDGVRLRRISRPAAAAPAVGSAKMHEVEQTALIEAALPRP; translated from the coding sequence GTGTCGACCCAGCAGACTTCGCAGGAGAACCCACTGGCGGGTTTCGGCCCGAACGAGTGGGTCGTCGAGGAGATGTACCAGCGCTACCTCGCCGACCCCAGCAGCGTCGACCCGGCCTGGCACGACTTCTTCGCCGACTACCGGCCCGGGCCGGGCGCGGCCCGGACGACCGAGGGCGATGGTGCCGGCAAGCCGGCCCAGGCCACCCGCCCGCAGCCCGCCCCGGCCAAGACCGCAGCGGCCGCCAAACCCGAGCCGGCGCCGAAGAACGAGCCGGCGGCGAAGGCCGCCGCGCCGGCCAAGGCCGAGCCGCGCACCGCGCCGGCCCCGGCCAAGACCCAGCCGGCCAAGACCGGCGAGTCCGCCAAGGCCCGGCCGGCCAAGGCCGAACCGGCGAAGAGCACCCCGAGCGCTACCGGAGCGCAGACCACGCCGCTGCGCGGGGTGGCCGCCAAGATCGTGCAGAACATGGACGCCTCGCTCGCGGTGCCGACCGCCACAAGCGTGCGCGCCGTGCCGGCCAAGCTCCTGGTCGACAACCGGATCGTGATCAACAACCACCTCGCCCGGGGGCGCGGTGGCAAGGTGAGCTTCACCCACCTGATCGGCTACGCGCTGGTCCGGGCGCTCGCCGCGCACCCGGAGATGAACAACTCCTTCACCCAGGCCGACGGCAAGCCGGCGATGCTCCGCCCGGAGCACGTCAACCTGGGCATCGCCATCGACCTGGTCAAGTCCGACGGCAGCCGCAACCTGGTGGTGCCCTCCATCAAGGGCTGCGAGCGGATGGACTTCCGGCAGTTCTGGCAGGCGTACGAGGACGTCGTCCGGCGGGCCCGCCGCAACGAGCTGACCATGGAGGACTACTCCGGCACCACCATCTCGCTTACCAACCCGGGCGGCATCGGCACCGTGCACTCGATGCCCCGGCTGATGCAGGGCCAGAGCGCGATCATCGGCGTCGGCGCGATGGAGTACCCGGCGCCGTACCAGGGCATGAGCGAGGCCACCCTCGCCGAGCTGGCGGTCAGCAAGGTCATCACGCTGACCAGCACGTACGACCACCGGATCATCCAGGGCGCGCAGTCCGGCGAGTTCCTCAAGGCCATGCACGAGCTGCTCCTCGGCGAGCACGGCTTCTACGACCAGATCTTCACCTCGCTGCGCATCCCGTACGAGCCGGTGCGCTGGATGCGCGACGTCGCGGTTGACAGCGAAGGCCAGATCAACAAGACCGCGCGGGTGCACGAGCTGATCCACGCCTACCGGGTGCGCGGCCACCTGATGGCCGACACCGACCCGCTCGAGTTCAAGATCCGCAAGCACCCCGACCTGGACGTGCTCCAGCACGGGCTGACCCTGTGGGACCTGGACCGAACCTTCCCGGTGAACGGCTTCGCCGGCAAGCAGCGGATGAAGCTGCGCTCGATCCTGGGCGTGCTGCGCGACTCGTACTGCCGGCGGGTCGGCATCGAGTACATGCACATCCAGGACCCGGAGGAGCGCCGCTGGATCCAGGAACGGGTCGAGCGCAAGTACGAGAAGCCGCCGGCCGACGAGCAGAAGCACGTGCTCAACCGGCTCAACGCGGCGGAGGCCTTCGAAACCTTCCTGCAAACCAAGTACGTCGGCCAGAAGCGCTTCTCGCTTGAGGGCGGCGAGTCGCTGATCCCGCTGCTCGGCGAGGTGCTTGAGTCCTCCGCCGAGGCGGGGCTCGACGAGGTCGTCATCGGCATGGCGCACCGGGGCCGGCTCAACGTGCTGGCAAACATCGTGGGCAAGCCGTACGAGAAGATCTTCTCCGAGTTCGAGGGGCACCTGGACCCGCGCTCCACCCAGGGCTCGGGTGACGTGAAGTACCACCTCGGCCAGAACGGCAAGTTCACCACGCCCGACGGCGATCACGCGGTGAAGGTCTCGGTGGTGGCGAACCCGTCGCACCTGGAGGCGGTCGACCCGGTGCTGGAGGGCATCGTCCGGGCCAAGCAGGACCGGATCGACCTCAAGCTGGAGGGCTACACGGTGCTGCCGCTGCTGGTGCACGGCGACGCCGCCTTCGCCGGCCAGGGCGTGGTGGCCGAGACGCTCAACCTCTCCCAGCTGCGCGGCTACCGCACCGGCGGAACGGTGCACGTGGTGGTCAACAACCAGGTCGGCTTCACCACCGCCCCGGAGTACAGCCGCTCCAGCCTCTACAGCACCGACGTGGCCCGGATGATCCAGGCGCCGATCTTCCACGTCAACGGCGACGACCCGGAGGCCGTGGTCCGGGTGGCCCGGCTGGCCTTCGAGTACCGGCAGGCGTTCAACAAGGACGTCGTGATCGACCTGGTCTGCTACCGGCGGCGCGGACACAACGAGGGCGACGACCCGTCGATGTCCAACCCCCAGATGTACAAGATCATTGACTCGAAGCGGTCGGTCCGCAAGCTCTACACCGAGGAGCTGATCGGGCGGGGCGACATCACCGTGGAGGACGCCGAGGAGCTGCTGCGCGACTACCAGGCCCAGTTGGAGCGGGTGTTCAAGGCCACCCGGGACGCGGCCAGCGCGCCGCGCCAGCTGAGCCGGCCGGCCCGGCAGGATGAGCCGGAGCCGCAGGTGGAGACGGCCACCGACGCGTCGGTGGTGAAGGCCATCGGCGAGGCGCACGTCAACCTGCCCGAGGGCTTCACCCCGCACAAGCGGATCCAGCAGCTGCTCGACCGGCGGGCCCGGATGTCCGTCGAGGGCAACATCGACTGGGGCTTCGGCGAGATCATCGCCTTCGGTGCGCTGCTGCACGACGGAATCACTGTTCGGCTCGCCGGCCAGGACTCGCGGCGCGGCACCTTCGTGCAGCGGCACGCCTCGGTGGTCGACGCGGAGACCGGCGAGGACTACCTGCCGTTGCAGTCGCTGACCGGTGACGGCGAGCGGTCCCGCTTCTTCGTGCACGACTCGCTGCTCTCCGAGTACGCCGCGATGGGCTTCGAGTACGGCTACTCGGTGGAGAACCTCGACGCACTTGTCTGCTGGGAGGCGCAGTTCGGCGACTTCGTCAACGGCGCCCAGTCGGTGATCGACGAGTTCATCTCCTCCGGCGAGGTGAAGTGGGGTCAGCGTTCGGCGGTCACCCTGCTGCTGCCGCACGGTCACGAGGGGCAGGGCCCGGACCACACCTCCGGCCGCCCGGAGCGCTTCCTCCAGCTCTGTGCCGAGGACAACATGCGGGTGGCCATCCCGACCACCCCGGCGAACTACTTCCACCTGCTGCGCCGCCAGGCCCTCTCGCCGAAGCGCAAGCCGCTTGTGGTCTTCACGCCGAAGTCCCTGCTGCGGCACAAGCTCTGCGTCTCGTCGGTGGAGGACTTCACCACCGGCACCTTCGCGCCCGTGCTCGCCGACGGGGCCGCTCCGGCGCCGGAGCAGGTCAAGCGGGTGCTGCTCTGCTCGGGCAAGGTCTACTACGACCTGTTCCAGGCCCGCCAGGAGCGCGGCATCACGGACACCGCGATCGTCCGGCTGGAGCAGCTGTACCCGATGCCGGTCGAGGAGATCCGGGCCGCGCTCGCGCAGTACCCGAACGCCGAGGACTTCGCCTGGGTCCAGGAGGAGCCGGCCAACCAGGGTTCCTGGTCGTTCGTGGCGCTCAACCTGCTGGAGCACCTCGACGGGGTCCGGCTGCGCCGCATCTCCCGCCCGGCCGCCGCCGCCCCGGCCGTCGGCTCGGCGAAGATGCACGAGGTGGAGCAGACCGCCCTCATCGAGGCGGCGCTGCCCCGTCCGTAA
- a CDS encoding ATP-binding cassette domain-containing protein, translating into MSDGQPRPNNDAQIVVSGLTKQYRNVLAVNNLSFTVEPGRVTGFLGPNGAGKTTTLRMLLNLVTPTAGAATIGGRRYPDLADPLRHVGAVLEASSAHKGRTGINHLRVICAAAGLPRERADEALALVGLSPAAKRKFKGYSLGMKQRLGIAAAMLGNPQVLILDEPANGLDPEGIRWMRGFLKGLAAEGRTVLVSSHLLSEMQLLADDVVIIAAGQLVRQGPVDQVIGSMAQGARVRVRTPQAEALAAALADGAATVEADGQGNLLIAGVDAPAVGRAALSAGVELHELTTERPDLERVFLELTAGKAGIR; encoded by the coding sequence ATGTCCGACGGGCAGCCACGCCCCAACAATGACGCGCAGATCGTGGTATCCGGCCTGACCAAGCAGTACCGCAACGTGCTCGCGGTCAACAACCTGTCGTTCACGGTCGAACCGGGCCGGGTCACCGGCTTCCTCGGTCCGAACGGCGCGGGTAAGACCACCACGCTGCGCATGCTGCTGAACCTGGTCACGCCGACCGCCGGGGCGGCCACCATCGGCGGTCGCCGGTACCCGGATCTGGCCGATCCGCTGCGCCATGTCGGCGCGGTGCTGGAGGCGTCCAGCGCGCACAAGGGCCGCACCGGGATCAACCACCTGCGGGTGATCTGCGCGGCGGCCGGACTGCCCCGGGAGCGCGCCGACGAGGCGCTCGCCCTGGTCGGGCTGTCCCCGGCGGCCAAGCGCAAGTTCAAGGGATACTCGCTGGGCATGAAGCAGCGGCTCGGTATCGCCGCCGCGATGCTCGGCAATCCGCAGGTGCTCATCCTCGACGAGCCGGCCAACGGGCTCGACCCCGAGGGCATCCGGTGGATGCGTGGGTTCCTCAAGGGTCTCGCCGCCGAGGGCCGCACCGTGCTCGTCTCCAGCCACCTGCTGTCGGAGATGCAGCTGCTCGCCGACGACGTGGTGATCATCGCGGCCGGGCAGCTGGTCCGGCAGGGACCGGTCGATCAGGTGATCGGATCGATGGCGCAGGGCGCCCGGGTCCGGGTCCGCACCCCGCAGGCGGAGGCGCTTGCCGCCGCGCTGGCGGATGGCGCCGCCACCGTGGAGGCCGACGGTCAGGGCAACCTGCTGATCGCCGGGGTGGACGCGCCGGCGGTGGGCCGGGCCGCGCTGTCGGCCGGGGTGGAGCTGCACGAGCTGACCACCGAACGACCCGACCTGGAACGTGTGTTCCTGGAACTGACGGCCGGAAAGGCGGGCATTCGATGA
- a CDS encoding lysophospholipid acyltransferase family protein has protein sequence MTTLAHPLWRPSSGCGPDCLPRPGETPTVPAVQQLGRAIALLGMLGLGIGVAAVLPVLPSRERRTLTSGWARATARACGVRLKVRGRLPRRRALLVANHVSWWDILALLAVAPARLVAKHEVRRWPLVGLLARAGGTVFVDRTRPRQLPATVGRVAAALRAGRCVAVFPQGTTWCETAAACRPRPGFRPAMFQAAIDTGAPVVPIRIGYRCAVTGESTTAPAFLGDETLLRSVRRVLALRQLTVTVEITAPLHPSRRADRRALARVAEAAVHPLIRPLARPAAADVSELPLARPAAADVSELPLAA, from the coding sequence GTGACCACGCTGGCCCACCCGCTCTGGCGGCCCAGCTCCGGCTGCGGCCCCGACTGCCTGCCCCGCCCCGGCGAGACCCCGACGGTGCCGGCGGTCCAGCAACTTGGCCGGGCCATCGCCCTGCTCGGCATGCTCGGGCTCGGCATCGGCGTGGCCGCCGTGCTCCCCGTGCTGCCCAGCCGTGAGCGGCGCACGCTGACGAGCGGCTGGGCCCGGGCCACGGCCCGCGCCTGCGGCGTACGTCTGAAGGTGCGCGGCCGGCTGCCCCGTCGGCGTGCGCTGCTGGTCGCCAACCACGTCTCCTGGTGGGACATCCTCGCGTTGCTTGCGGTCGCGCCGGCCCGGCTGGTGGCCAAGCACGAGGTGCGCCGATGGCCCCTGGTGGGGTTGCTCGCCCGCGCCGGCGGCACGGTCTTCGTGGACCGCACCCGGCCCCGCCAGCTGCCGGCCACGGTGGGCCGGGTGGCGGCGGCGCTGCGGGCGGGCCGTTGCGTGGCGGTGTTCCCGCAGGGCACCACCTGGTGTGAGACAGCTGCCGCCTGCCGCCCTCGCCCCGGGTTCCGGCCGGCGATGTTCCAGGCCGCGATCGACACCGGGGCGCCGGTGGTACCGATCCGGATCGGCTACCGCTGCGCGGTGACCGGCGAGTCCACCACGGCACCGGCCTTCCTCGGCGACGAGACCCTGCTGCGGTCGGTGCGCCGGGTGCTCGCCCTGCGGCAGTTGACGGTCACCGTGGAGATCACCGCGCCGCTGCACCCGTCCCGTCGCGCCGACCGCCGGGCGCTCGCCCGGGTCGCCGAGGCGGCCGTCCACCCGCTGATTCGGCCGTTGGCCCGGCCGGCTGCGGCCGACGTGTCCGAGCTGCCGTTGGCCCGGCCGGCTGCGGCCGACGTGTCCGAGCTGCCGTTGGCCGCCTGA
- a CDS encoding DUF6104 family protein codes for MYFTDRGIEELVQRRGDEQVSMEWLGERLRDFVDLNPEFETPIERFATWLARLDDEDDDE; via the coding sequence GTGTATTTCACCGATCGCGGGATCGAGGAGTTGGTCCAGCGGCGCGGCGACGAGCAGGTCAGCATGGAGTGGCTCGGCGAGCGGCTGCGCGACTTCGTCGACCTGAACCCCGAGTTCGAGACCCCGATCGAGCGGTTCGCCACCTGGCTGGCCCGCCTCGACGACGAGGACGACGACGAGTAG
- a CDS encoding response regulator transcription factor: MAATQTEARLLVVEDDPNILELLSASLRFAGFDVATATSGSAALSAARDHRPDLVVLDVMLPDLDGFEVIRMMREGGTRTPVVFLTARDATDDKIRGLTLGGDDYVTKPFSLEELTARIRAVLRRTSTGEQTPARLTFADLELDEETHEVYRAGQRVQLSPTEFKLLRYLMLNANRVLSKAQILDHVWNYDFRGDDNIVESYISYLRRKVDNTEPRLIHTLRGVGYVLRKPAA, encoded by the coding sequence ATGGCCGCTACCCAGACCGAGGCGCGACTGCTCGTCGTCGAGGACGATCCCAACATCCTCGAACTGCTCTCCGCCAGCCTGCGTTTCGCGGGTTTCGACGTGGCCACCGCCACCAGCGGCTCGGCGGCGCTCAGCGCCGCCCGGGATCATCGACCCGACCTGGTGGTGCTCGACGTGATGCTGCCGGACCTCGACGGCTTCGAGGTGATCCGGATGATGCGGGAGGGCGGCACGCGTACCCCGGTGGTCTTCCTCACCGCGCGGGACGCCACCGACGACAAGATCCGCGGCCTGACCCTGGGCGGCGACGACTACGTCACCAAGCCGTTCAGCCTGGAGGAACTGACCGCCCGGATCCGGGCGGTGCTGCGCCGCACCAGCACCGGTGAGCAGACGCCGGCCCGGCTCACCTTCGCCGACCTGGAACTGGACGAGGAGACCCACGAGGTGTACCGGGCCGGTCAGCGGGTCCAGCTCTCGCCGACCGAGTTCAAGCTGCTGCGCTACCTGATGCTCAACGCCAACCGGGTGCTGTCGAAGGCGCAGATCCTCGACCACGTGTGGAACTACGACTTCCGGGGCGACGACAACATCGTCGAGTCGTACATCTCGTACCTGCGACGCAAGGTCGACAACACCGAGCCTCGGCTGATCCACACCCTCCGGGGCGTCGGTTACGTGCTGCGCAAGCCGGCGGCGTGA
- a CDS encoding GNAT family N-acyltransferase has product MPALPAAGAPLTTSGYVLSIADDLRQVEAAQRLRHRVFAGELSATVAPNPAGLDRDAFDPYCDHLLVRQVGTGEVVGTYRLLPPGRTTRRYAEGEFELAALDALRAQLVEAGRSCVHPDHRTGAVINLMWAGIARYLHLRGLGWLGGCASVPVADGGLAAAEVWAQARHLAPPPLRVRPRRPWFAEPGVPTETVAGATKLVPPLLRGYLRLGAWICGEPAYDPDFGVADFYVLLSMDRINPRYLRHFLGGQP; this is encoded by the coding sequence ATGCCCGCTCTGCCCGCCGCCGGCGCTCCTCTGACGACAAGCGGCTACGTTCTCTCGATCGCCGACGATCTGCGCCAGGTCGAGGCGGCCCAACGCCTGCGTCACCGGGTGTTCGCAGGTGAACTGAGCGCCACCGTGGCGCCGAACCCGGCCGGTCTCGACCGGGACGCCTTCGACCCGTACTGCGACCACCTGCTGGTGCGGCAGGTAGGCACCGGTGAGGTGGTCGGCACGTACCGCCTGCTCCCGCCCGGCCGGACCACCCGGCGCTACGCCGAGGGCGAGTTCGAGCTGGCCGCGCTCGATGCGTTGCGTGCCCAGTTGGTCGAGGCGGGCCGCTCCTGCGTGCACCCGGACCACCGCACCGGTGCGGTGATCAACCTGATGTGGGCGGGCATCGCCCGCTACCTGCATCTGCGTGGTCTGGGCTGGCTCGGCGGCTGCGCGTCCGTGCCGGTTGCCGACGGCGGTCTGGCCGCCGCCGAGGTGTGGGCCCAGGCCCGGCATCTGGCGCCGCCGCCGCTGCGGGTACGGCCGCGGCGACCCTGGTTCGCCGAACCGGGTGTGCCGACCGAGACGGTCGCGGGGGCGACCAAGCTGGTCCCGCCGCTGCTCCGCGGCTACCTCCGGCTCGGCGCCTGGATCTGCGGCGAGCCGGCGTACGACCCGGACTTCGGGGTGGCCGACTTCTACGTCCTGCTCTCCATGGACCGGATCAACCCCCGTTACCTGCGGCACTTCCTCGGCGGGCAGCCGTGA
- a CDS encoding glycoside hydrolase family 6 protein, giving the protein MPPSSRRPALLVGIALAVLLAGCGAEAAGQSPTETSSAGRSAAPLPPVFYVDPGGAAGWQVTEWEREGRAEEAATLRRISTRPTARWLVGDSETVTEEVSDFLAGAKRSGQTPVLVTHNLPERDCGRQGSGGAESAEAYQDWIRRVARGVQGRPVMVIMEPGAVPDAVDRCVDDVEERLGLLRDAVAVLSSTGSAQVYLDAGHPAWIKDTDRLAAALGQAGVADADGFALNVANFIGTPQNVSYGHRISDALGGTATFVIDTSRNGKGPYPRETVRSAPSWCNPPGRALGADPTTDTGLDRVDALLWIKYPGESDGACRPGEPESGVWWPEYALGLAERAG; this is encoded by the coding sequence ATGCCGCCCAGCTCCCGCCGCCCCGCCCTGCTGGTGGGGATCGCGCTGGCCGTCCTGCTCGCCGGGTGTGGCGCCGAGGCAGCCGGGCAGTCACCGACCGAGACCTCAAGCGCCGGCCGTTCGGCAGCGCCGCTGCCGCCCGTCTTCTACGTCGATCCGGGCGGCGCCGCCGGGTGGCAGGTCACCGAGTGGGAGCGGGAGGGCCGGGCCGAGGAGGCCGCCACGCTGCGCCGGATCAGCACCCGCCCAACCGCACGCTGGCTGGTCGGTGACTCGGAGACGGTCACCGAGGAGGTGTCGGACTTCCTGGCCGGGGCGAAGCGTTCCGGCCAGACGCCGGTGCTCGTCACCCACAACCTGCCGGAGCGCGACTGCGGGCGGCAGGGCTCGGGTGGTGCCGAGTCGGCCGAGGCGTACCAGGACTGGATCCGGCGGGTGGCCCGTGGGGTGCAGGGACGCCCGGTCATGGTCATCATGGAGCCGGGTGCGGTCCCGGACGCGGTGGACCGCTGCGTCGACGACGTCGAAGAGCGACTCGGCCTGCTGCGGGACGCGGTGGCGGTGTTGAGCAGCACCGGCAGCGCCCAGGTCTACCTGGATGCCGGCCACCCGGCCTGGATCAAGGACACCGACCGGTTGGCGGCGGCCCTGGGCCAGGCCGGCGTCGCCGACGCCGACGGCTTCGCGCTCAACGTCGCGAACTTCATCGGTACGCCGCAGAACGTCAGCTACGGCCACCGGATCTCCGACGCCCTCGGCGGCACGGCCACGTTCGTCATCGACACGAGTCGCAACGGCAAGGGTCCGTACCCGCGCGAGACCGTGCGCTCCGCGCCAAGCTGGTGCAACCCGCCGGGGCGGGCGCTCGGCGCGGATCCCACCACCGACACCGGCCTGGACCGGGTCGACGCCCTGCTCTGGATCAAGTACCCGGGCGAGTCCGACGGCGCCTGCCGTCCGGGCGAGCCGGAGAGCGGTGTCTGGTGGCCCGAGTACGCCCTCGGACTCGCCGAGCGCGCCGGCTGA